One part of the Athene noctua chromosome Z, bAthNoc1.hap1.1, whole genome shotgun sequence genome encodes these proteins:
- the EMC4 gene encoding ER membrane protein complex subunit 4: MAAAVRGRRFKWSLELAAAPGGRPRGAAEGRGPLGFAERQLGEGGVHESDKILMEKRCWDVALAPLKQIPMNLFIMYMAGNTISIFPAMMVCMMGWRPLQALMSLSATLKALESSSRRALQGLVFLVGNGLGLALALYKCQAMGLLPTRPSDWLAFVAPPQRMEFTGGGLIL, translated from the exons ATGGCGGCGGCGGTACGGGGACGGCGGTTCAAGTGGTCGCtggagctggcggcggcgccgggggggcg gccccgcggagccgccgagGGCCGCGGGCCGTTGGGCTTCGCCGAGCGGCAGCTGGGGGAGGGCGGCGTCCACGAGAGCGACAAAATCCTCATGGAGAAG CGCTGCTGGGACGTGGCACTGGCGCCGCTGAAGCAGATCCCCATGAACCTGTTCATCATGTACATGGCCGGCAACACCATCTCCATCTTCCCTGCCATGATGGTCTGCATGATGGGCTGGCGCCCGCTGCAAGCCCTCATGTCCCTCTCTGCCA CACTGAAGGCGCTGGAGAGCTCAAGTCGGCGGGCACTGCAGGGGCTGGTGTTCCTGGTGGGCAATGGACTGGGGCTGGCACTGGCCCTCTACAAGTGCCAGGCCATGGGGCTGCTTCCCACCCGCCCCTCTGACTGGCTGGCCTTCGTTGCTCCCCCGCAG CGGATGGAGTTCACTGGGGGGGGCCTGATCCTGTGA